Genomic segment of Panicum virgatum strain AP13 chromosome 9N, P.virgatum_v5, whole genome shotgun sequence:
aatttttagggggtgatatagacgaTTTCATAGTTTGGGGGGTTATGTAGACCAACCCCATAgttgagggggtgatatagactttttcccaACAAGTCCAGACAGAGTTACTAGAAAGTAAATTCTTTGGGTTGAGTTTATTCTGTATATGCTTTGTCCTGATTTTTTTCTCCAATGAATGCAGCCGCCTTGCTTTCCTACTTGGAGAAGGTACAAGTTCATCCCCAGCAAAGCGGGCTccaaaatcaaaaaagaaaggaGTAACAAAGAAATTGACTCCAAAGAAGCTGAACCCGAACAGAGACTGTACTACTATAAGTTATGTATGAACTGAGATGTAATGACTATGTATGAACTGAGATGAGATTTGGCTATGTATGAACTGAGATGTGAACTAATGTATTGTCTATGACCTACGTATGTATCAAGTTGTTCTGTGGTCATGCTGaatttttatttgcttgtgtatGAATTAATTTGGTCAGCAGCCATGCtgaattttttatttgcttgtctATGCATTAATTTGCTCTGTAGCCGTACTGCATTTTTTTCTTGTCCATGGGGTTCAGGAGAGTGCGGTCTGCACCCTGGCACCTAGCGCAGGGAGGAGGCCAAACGGCCTGTTAACGGAGGAGCAGCTAAGAGATATGAGGTAAGGGGCAAAATGGTCCACTCAAGTCATAAAAATGAGCTGCAGACTTTGTAATATGGTCAAATAAGCCGAAATGGCATCCGTGAAGGTTCATTAAGACAATCAGCAAAGTCTACAAATTTGATGGCAATCCGTCGAAACCCACTCCTGCCAAAATCCTAATTTTCTCGCCATAGCCAGCTTGGCCCAGTTTGGATGTGCGTTAGAATCGTGGCGTTAGAAGAGAATCTTTCCCGTATGAAGGactgaatgaagtctatttgtaaaatttttttagggatggttgtaatttttcgcgacgaatctttCTCGTATGAAGGactgaatgaagtctatttgtaaaatttttttagggatggttgtaacttttcgcgatgaatctaacaatggtaattaatcgatgtttgctacagtaatgctacagtaccatcatcTATTCGTGCGTCGAAGGCCTCGCTAGATTCTTCAGAGTCATTAGCACAGGGattttggagttgattttgtttgacaccgaTAACCGTAATAAACGGTGAAAGTGTCACTGTTCACTGGCGTGGTGCAAAATCCTAACGCTCCGGCGCTCCGGCGCACGGTCCTACTCCAGTGCACGATCCTAACCCAGCGCACTCCAGTGTGGGcgagcttcgccgccggcgcgggccgccgccccgAGGACCGACCACCGTCCTCTGGTCGCGCTCCATCCTCCACCGACCACCGGCATCGCGCTCTCCGTCCTCCACCAGCGCCGCGCTCTACGCTCTCTAGCCAGCCCTTCTCACCTCCAGCCAGATacccctcgccgcccgccgtcgcccgcctCCGGCCAGATCTGgacgcgccgccccgcctccgGCCTCCCCTCCGTCCGGAAGCCCCTCCTCGGTGGCTCTTAGCAAGGCGAGGCGAGACAAAGCAAGAGTCCCAATCGTACTCACCGTCTTTAGCTTTCCAAATATCTCCACCTATCCCCAACCCCCCTCCCCACCTCAGATCCCTAAATCTGCATCGATTCGGTGTCTAACCCTAATACCCGTCTTTCTACCCTACCGTTCCGGCGATCCCACCGGGCCGCCTCCATGTTCAcctcccgtggcggcggcggcaacatcTGCATCTGTGAACCGAGCGACCTTAAGGACGGATTCCACTTTGCCAGGAGCAAATATGAGATTGAATCAGTTCTTGCCAAGATCGAGAAGATCTACAGCCGGTTGAAGCTGCCTAAGCACGCGTCGCGCAACGGCTGCTGCTCCTGCGTCGGTCTCCTGGCTCCTGCCACCAATATCATCGTCAACTTCCTCATCTGCAAAGATGCTGCGGAACTGCTGCCCGAAGGACAGGAGGCTGGGGGCATGATCCAGCGGTCTCTCGACGGCCTCATCGCCTTCCTCACCTGCCTCTTCCCCTATCTCCCCGACGCGGAGGCCCTGGCATATCTCTCCGCTGCCGACGGAGACCCCCTTGTCGCCGCCCTCATCATCATCGACAGGCGCGGGCTGACCAGAGAGTCCTTCATCACCGAGACAGGACTCGAGATCGCCCTCAGATCCGCAGCGGTTGCCGCCCAGCACCCAGATCCGCAGCGTTTCATGCGAGGGTGGAAGCTGGTTTCACTTTGCCCACAGGAGTTTGCCAAGTTGGCCGTACCATGCGACGACAATCAAGGGTTGATTTTTGAGCTGGCCCGCAGAATGAGCGTGCTTGATGGGTCCTCGACAGATCTTTGCCTGGCTGATGGGACTTCTTGGGAACTAGCCAGGGATCGCCTTTCATCTTGGAAAGGGGGGCTTCCTCGGCTTCCTCCTGTCCGAGCAACCATGAAGCGCCTGCTCCTTTCCATGATCCACGGATTCTATCTGAAGGCGCTGGGGGCTCTACCGAAGAAGGAGCTGACTGATTGCTATCACCGCAGCTTGCTCATGGGTGGCCACTGCTATGGCCCGCTGGACCCAGTCTCCAACATCATCGTCAACACCATCTGGTATGATCAAACCTTCCCAGCAAGAGAAGTACAGCCACTAAACATGATCAGCACCAACTGCCTGTGGCGCATCACGGCCCAATCACTCTATGGCCTTGTATCCTTCCTTCGCAGCCGCTACCCAAACCTCACACCTGACCAAGCCTTGCAGCGCTTGCTGGACGCACGGGCTGAGTTGTCTTTTGCTGATCCCTTACTGCAAACTGGATGCACCACAACCTCTCGTATGCTGCGCAAAGACGCTGAACATACCAAGCCACACGCCACTCTCACTGAAGCGTATGTTGCTGCAGCCACCGCTGCGTTCCACCCAAGCCCACTATTGCAGAAAGATTTTCTTGGAATACCAGATTCTGTGCGTAATCTCATGGTTATCTCAGAGATGTTGTCTGTGCACGATGGTCAAACAATCCCTAAAGAGAAATTTGAGTGCCTTTTGATCCTTCTCAAGTGTCCATCCTCTGTTGGCACGTCACCCCGACCGCAACAGGAGCTGGAGCATAAACAGGTAAGCAAGAGGGTCTACGTCCAGGCTTCTGTATGCAAGAATATGTTCTGGGGCAAGCATGAGCGAGTCAACAGCATGGTGAGAGCAGTCTTGGACAAGTACAACGAGACCGCGGTTGGTTTCTTCAACTACTCACTTTTATTGCTTTCTCAGATTCTAATCCAAGTATCTAACACTCTTTTTCCTCGTGGTTAAAGGTATCCAAGTATAGTCTTCATGTTATCTGTGGTGTTAATGAGCTTGTTGACCGGGAGTTTAGCTTGGACCGGAGTATCAAATGCCACAATCCTCGGACCCCTTACAAATACAATTACTCTCACATCAATTTCCTGGCAACTCGTGAAGGCTCTTCTTCTGCAACACTTTTCTTTGCTGAATGCAGTAATCATTGCACCAGCAATTCTTGGTGTATCCCTGTGCTACTGCAGCCAGATGCTGGTATCTGTACGATGGCTGGTACGCGTCCAGAGTCCAGGCCAGGTGTTGGTACGCGTCCAGAGACTGGTGTGCAGCCAGATGCTGGTATTGACCTTGCCTATATAATCTTCGACTTCTTGATTTTTATTCCATTATAGAATTATACTCgttttaatctagtttttttaGCATCATTCAGTTATAAATACAATTTGAGCATGAGCTTGTGATATAGCTACACCTAATTCCAGACCGATTAATGCAAGAACTATAAATAAGGGACCAAGATCTTCTATGAAACAAAATTTGTTATTCAGAAATAGCATAGTCTAAGCAAAGCCATTTTCAACCTTTCTGTCCAGGGGCCCTTAAACATCCAGAGTACGGGACAGATGCTGGTGTTGACCTTTTCTCATTTCCCTATAATCGTTGGCTCATCGTTTTTATTCAATTATGGAATCACTTTGATTGTGATTTGTTGCATAATTCAAGTAATCGAGAGTCTAAGCAAAGCCATGTAAATCTTTGTGTCCAGGGGCTGGTATCCACACAGAGGCTGATGCAGATGCTGGTATGCGTCCAGGGGCTGGTATCCGTTCAGAGTCCGGACCAGATGCTGGTACTGTCCTTTTCTCATGTCCCTATAATCTCTAGCTCCTCGTTTTTATTCAACTATGGAATTGAATTACTCACATTGATTGTGATTTGTAGCATCATTCAAGTAAATACAAATTGAGATTGTAGAAATATGAGTTTATTTCAATGTGAAAGACTGTATGCACATACAAAAAAACGTGAAAGACTGTTTCCATATAAAAAACTAGAAAAACCATGtcctagaaagaaaaaaaatattattcataATAGCATAGTCCAAGCAACCCCATTTACAAGCTTTGTGTTCAGGGGATGGTATCCGTCCAGGGGCGCCAGATGCTGGTATGCGTCGAGGTCCTGGTATCCATCCAGATACTGGTATGCGTCGAGGTCCTGGTATCCGCCCAGAGGCTGGTATGTTCTAGTCTTATGATTTCCATGTTTATTTAATTTCTCGTCAAGTAGATCTGGAAGATGAGAATGGAAACATCAATTCCTGCTCATATAAATACTCCTTCCAGTCAGATTTTCCTGCTGTTTGAATTTTTTAGAGACTAAAGTTAAAGGAAAAAATGATGTTTTGAGACTTCATCACAGTTTTCTCCAATGGTACCCCTTCTTAATATATGCCTGCATTTGTTGCTACACCTGCATGCGCAGTCCAGCATAGAGGTAGCGTGCTTTAAAGTTAATGGAGGGTGCATGGTTACTATTGTGAGATAATAATTGTATCTGAGTCTGTGAAGTGAGCCCCCAAACATTGCTTAAAAGTGACTGGAGGGAGTATGTAGATCATGCTCAAGGATGCTTGCATTGAATATATGGCTTGCTCAAGTATTATGGATGCTGTAGCAGCAACATAAGATTACATGAATCTGACAGAACTTGCCCATCCGTTGTAGTTGAAGCATTTGAGAAGACAAGCTGGTTTCATAAGGAACTGACAGCTCATTTTAAGTTCAATCTATCTGTAGATAATTAGTTTGTGAAATCATTAGCTTTGTTAGCTTTTGATACATCAGCATATCTTAACATTGAAGGTATGGATGTGTGGCTGAATGTTATAAAATAATCTGAGTGGTAGTCTGGTATTTAACTTAATTGGAATATCATGCTAATTTTGTTATACTCTGAACCTAAGCAGTGATTTAGTGTACTTCTTTATGTTTCGAAAGCAATATCTAATTCCCCAGATTGTTCGATATTAGATATGTCTATTTAAAGAATATGATGACATCCTCATTTTGTCAATCGAGAACTTAGCAAAACTATCTAGGATCCTGCTGCCACTGACAGTGCTTTTTGTATGTACTGCAAGCTCGCTGCATTTACTGTGAGTTTGGAGGGAGCAAGATTTTGCATCCAATTGCAAAGAGTTTTTGTGGGCGTGATGATTTTAAGAAGCTCAGTGGTGGAGGTCTTTACACCAATAACCGGCTCATAAAAAAAGAGGTGGTAGATTGGGTGTATGGGTCTCAAGAAGAGACCATCTACTTCAACTACTGGGTGGACGCTGACGCTACCGCCGCGGATGGATATAGGCTGCCGAAGCTGAGGAGGGGGTAAGTAGTGGTGTGGCACAAGTGGCGTGAAACCAGACGATGCCATTGACATTTGTGCTTGTGTGAAAAGCACTTCATATATTCTGTCAAGATGGTCTTCATCCTGAACCGTTAGGCGCAAGCATCTGCAAGTGAACGTTAAACTATGCTGTTTAACATCGGCAAGGTAGCAATGTAGCAGCATCAGAAGTCATGTTTGACAGCTAAACATATTAGTACTGTTGGTGGTGTTTTCACGTCCATGTTTTAAGCATGCAGTTTTCACATTCGGATAAACTGTGCTGTTGGTGACCCCTATACTTCAGTTCCGTTGTCAATGATACTCGGTGGTAGGTGCTGTTGCAGCAGTTGCAGAAACGGGTCAATTACCTGTGTAATTTTAAAGTTTATTTTCCTTGCAAAGTTGACATCCACACAACATTGCAGGAATCCACATCCTCTGTTGATATTGTATTCTTCTTAATCAAAGAAATTCCTTATTTCCAGTTTGGTTTGTAGTACCAATTATGCCTTCTGTTATTTTCTCTTCGGCAAGTGTACCACAATAAGAGCATGATATATCATTTGACAACGTGATGTGATTCAATTTCACTTCATCTGCTTGTGAGGATAAAAAACTTTTCTTTGACCTAGAAGGTCAAAATGCAGCTGTTGctattcataaaaataataaaatacatGGTCCATCATTGGCAGCTTTTATAGTTAGATGCAGAACTGGGAGTTATGGTATTCTGCAGTTTCACCACTGGCTACACATTTCTAGGATTTTCCTTCTGGATGACGAAGTTATTTAGGGACTTTGTATAATTCTCTACAGCCTTATAGGTTTCTCTGATGGAATATTTTAGTTGGTGGGGAGTTCACTGCCTCCTAGAGTCCTAGGTGGAATGGATTGTCCTTCTAAGCAGTTAGATCTACTACTGAGCCAAAGTAGTTTTCCAGACGATCTGTTTTTTTAATAGTCTGCTCCACATCAAGTCGAGTTCACATTGCAGTAAGCTTGAATTTAGTAATTGGTTGTTTTTTCTTATCAGCCACCCTGTTAACTGTTGCATTCTAATGTGCAGTTCCTTTGTCAATCAATGCCACAAAAATAATTGgatttttcttttctgattGACAATATTATTTCCATCAGTTGCAAGGGCTTCATTTTTGTGATGCTTGCTGCTGTTATGCCAGGATTTCGCTGGTCCATGACTCAGATTCTGTTACAGGTGAATATATTGGCTGATTTTATACAGTTATTTCACTCTTATGTTTCTTTAATGCCCGTGTGCTAATGATTTCTTTTCTGCATGTTTCATGTGGATCTTGACATATCAAGAAAGATGCTTATGGTATGTAAGCTTTGCTTTATTCTTGAATATCAATTCCAACAGTAGAAGAGTATTTCGTGCAGACGTGCTAATTCTTCTACATATCTGATTATTCAATTGATTTATTTTATGTGTAACAATAAAACCTTTTACTAACCCAGTATGGCCTGGTTCTTGCTTCTCCACTAAGCAATGGCGGACCTAGAACTTTTGTAGAGCCTGGGTGAACATTGCAACAGATAACAAGTTTACACAAACATACAAGTGCAGTTATCTCCAAAAGAGAAAACAGGATTAGCAGCATGCAGTAAGCACCCAGCCGTAGGTCCGCCACTGCCACTAAGTGAGAGGTGGAGTTCTAAAGTTAGGTCCATACGAATTAGATGAGAGCTCTATTCGTTATACAGCATCAGATTCTGTTGATCTTCAGCTTCTGGATCATCATGATTCATGAACAACACTTCACACACATGAGCCCGTTTCTGCTTGAACCATTCCATTTG
This window contains:
- the LOC120691392 gene encoding uncharacterized protein LOC120691392 isoform X1, which translates into the protein MFTSRGGGGNICICEPSDLKDGFHFARSKYEIESVLAKIEKIYSRLKLPKHASRNGCCSCVGLLAPATNIIVNFLICKDAAELLPEGQEAGGMIQRSLDGLIAFLTCLFPYLPDAEALAYLSAADGDPLVAALIIIDRRGLTRESFITETGLEIALRSAAVAAQHPDPQRFMRGWKLVSLCPQEFAKLAVPCDDNQGLIFELARRMSVLDGSSTDLCLADGTSWELARDRLSSWKGGLPRLPPVRATMKRLLLSMIHGFYLKALGALPKKELTDCYHRSLLMGGHCYGPLDPVSNIIVNTIWYDQTFPAREVQPLNMISTNCLWRITAQSLYGLVSFLRSRYPNLTPDQALQRLLDARAELSFADPLLQTGCTTTSRMLRKDAEHTKPHATLTEAYVAAATAAFHPSPLLQKDFLGIPDSVRNLMVISEMLSVHDGQTIPKEKFECLLILLKCPSSVGTSPRPQQELEHKQVSKRVYVQASVCKNMFWGKHERVNSMVRAVLDKYNETAVSKYSLHVICGVNELVDREFSLDRSIKCHNPRTPYKYNYSHINFLATREGSSSATLFFAECSNHCTSNSWCIPVLLQPDAGICTMAGTRPESRPGVGTRPETGVQPDAGAGIHTEADADAGMRPGAGIRSESGPDAGDGIRPGAPDAGMRRGPGIHPDTGMRRGPGIRPEAARCIYCEFGGSKILHPIAKSFCGRDDFKKLSGGGLYTNNRLIKKEVVDWVYGSQEETIYFNYWVDADATAADGYRLPKLRRGCKGFIFVMLAAVMPGFRWSMTQILLQKDAYGLENPITMMTHVTPVMAIATMILSLLLEPWSDFQKNSYFDNPWHVMRSCLLMLIGGSLAFFMVLTKYILISATSAITVTIAGVVKEAATILVAVFYFHDEFTWLKGLGLFTIMVGVNKKLRGFFLKPAP
- the LOC120691392 gene encoding uncharacterized protein LOC120691392 isoform X2, whose translation is MFTSRGGGGNICICEPSDLKDGFHFARSKYEIESVLAKIEKIYSRLKLPKHASRNGCCSCVGLLAPATNIIVNFLICKDAAELLPEGQEAGGMIQRSLDGLIAFLTCLFPYLPDAEALAYLSAADGDPLVAALIIIDRRGLTRESFITETGLEIALRSAAVAAQHPDPQRFMRGWKLVSLCPQEFAKLAVPCDDNQGLIFELARRMSVLDGSSTDLCLADGTSWELARDRLSSWKGGLPRLPPVRATMKRLLLSMIHGFYLKALGALPKKELTDCYHRSLLMGGHCYGPLDPVSNIIVNTIWYDQTFPAREVQPLNMISTNCLWRITAQSLYGLVSFLRSRYPNLTPDQALQRLLDARAELSFADPLLQTGCTTTSRMLRKDAEHTKPHATLTEAYVAAATAAFHPSPLLQKDFLGIPDSVRNLMVISEMLSVHDGQTIPKEKFECLLILLKCPSSVGTSPRPQQELEHKQVSKRVYVQASVCKNMFWGKHERVNSMVRAVLDKYNETAVSKYSLHVICGVNELVDREFSLDRSIKCHNPRTPYKYNYSHINFLATREGSSSATLFFAECSNHCTSNSWCIPVLLQPDAGAGIHTEADADAGMRPGAGIRSESGPDAGDGIRPGAPDAGMRRGPGIHPDTGMRRGPGIRPEAARCIYCEFGGSKILHPIAKSFCGRDDFKKLSGGGLYTNNRLIKKEVVDWVYGSQEETIYFNYWVDADATAADGYRLPKLRRGCKGFIFVMLAAVMPGFRWSMTQILLQKDAYGLENPITMMTHVTPVMAIATMILSLLLEPWSDFQKNSYFDNPWHVMRSCLLMLIGGSLAFFMVLTKYILISATSAITVTIAGVVKEAATILVAVFYFHDEFTWLKGLGLFTIMVGVNKKLRGFFLKPAP
- the LOC120691392 gene encoding uncharacterized protein LOC120691392 isoform X3; translation: MFTSRGGGGNICICEPSDLKDGFHFARSKYEIESVLAKIEKIYSRLKLPKHASRNGCCSCVGLLAPATNIIVNFLICKDAAELLPEGQEAGGMIQRSLDGLIAFLTCLFPYLPDAEALAYLSAADGDPLVAALIIIDRRGLTRESFITETGLEIALRSAAVAAQHPDPQRFMRGWKLVSLCPQEFAKLAVPCDDNQGLIFELARRMSVLDGSSTDLCLADGTSWELARDRLSSWKGGLPRLPPVRATMKRLLLSMIHGFYLKALGALPKKELTDCYHRSLLMGGHCYGPLDPVSNIIVNTIWYDQTFPAREVQPLNMISTNCLWRITAQSLYGLVSFLRSRYPNLTPDQALQRLLDARAELSFADPLLQTGCTTTSRMLRKDAEHTKPHATLTEAYVAAATAAFHPSPLLQKDFLGIPDSVRNLMVISEMLSVHDGQTIPKEKFECLLILLKCPSSVGTSPRPQQELEHKQVSKRVYVQASVCKNMFWGKHERVNSMVRAVLDKYNETAVSKYSLHVICGVNELVDREFSLDRSIKCHNPRTPYKYNYSHINFLATREGSSSATLFFAECSNHCTSNSWCIPVLLQPDAGICTMAGTRPESRPGVGTRPETGVQPDAGAGIHTEADADAGMRPGAGIRSESGPDAGDGIRPGAPDAGMRRGPGIHPDTGMRRGPGIRPEAARCIYCEFGGSKILHPIAKSFCGRDDFKKLSGGGLYTNNRLIKKEVVDWVYGSQEETIYFNYWVDADATAADGYRLPKLRRGCKGFIFVMLAAVMPGFRWSMTQILLQKDAYGLENPITMMTHVTPVMAIATMILSLLLEPWSDFQKNSYFDNPWHVMRSCLLMLIGGSLAFFMQQVPSL
- the LOC120691392 gene encoding uncharacterized protein LOC120691392 isoform X5 encodes the protein MFTSRGGGGNICICEPSDLKDGFHFARSKYEIESVLAKIEKIYSRLKLPKHASRNGCCSCVGLLAPATNIIVNFLICKDAAELLPEGQEAGGMIQRSLDGLIAFLTCLFPYLPDAEALAYLSAADGDPLVAALIIIDRRGLTRESFITETGLEIALRSAAVAAQHPDPQRFMRGWKLVSLCPQEFAKLAVPCDDNQGLIFELARRMSVLDGSSTDLCLADGTSWELARDRLSSWKGGLPRLPPVRATMKRLLLSMIHGFYLKALGALPKKELTDCYHRSLLMGGHCYGPLDPVSNIIVNTIWYDQTFPAREVQPLNMISTNCLWRITAQSLYGLVSFLRSRYPNLTPDQALQRLLDARAELSFADPLLQTGCTTTSRMLRKDAEHTKPHATLTEAYVAAATAAFHPSPLLQKDFLGIPDSVRNLMVISEMLSVHDGQTIPKEKFECLLILLKCPSSVGTSPRPQQELEHKQVSKRVYVQASVCKNMFWGKHERVNSMVRAVLDKYNETAVSKYSLHVICGVNELVDREFSLDRSIKCHNPRTPYKYNYSHINFLATREGSSSATLFFAECSNHCTSNSWCIPVLLQPDAGICTMAGTRPESRPGVGTRPETGVQPDAGAGIHTEADADAGMRPGAGIRSESGPDAGDGIRPGAPDAGMRRGPGIHPDTGMRRGPGIRPEAARCIYCEFGGSKILHPIAKSFCGRDDFKKLSGGGLYTNNRLIKKEVVDWVYGSQEETIYFNYWVDADATAADGYRLPKLRRG
- the LOC120691392 gene encoding uncharacterized protein LOC120691392 isoform X4, whose translation is MFTSRGGGGNICICEPSDLKDGFHFARSKYEIESVLAKIEKIYSRLKLPKHASRNGCCSCVGLLAPATNIIVNFLICKDAAELLPEGQEAGGMIQRSLDGLIAFLTCLFPYLPDAEALAYLSAADGDPLVAALIIIDRRGLTRESFITETGLEIALRSAAVAAQHPDPQRFMRGWKLVSLCPQEFAKLAVPCDDNQGLIFELARRMSVLDGSSTDLCLADGTSWELARDRLSSWKGGLPRLPPVRATMKRLLLSMIHGFYLKALGALPKKELTDCYHRSLLMGGHCYGPLDPVSNIIVNTIWYDQTFPAREVQPLNMISTNCLWRITAQSLYGLVSFLRSRYPNLTPDQALQRLLDARAELSFADPLLQTGCTTTSRMLRKDAEHTKPHATLTEAYVAAATAAFHPSPLLQKDFLGIPDSVRNLMVISEMLSVHDGQTIPKEKFECLLILLKCPSSVGTSPRPQQELEHKQVSKRVYVQASVCKNMFWGKHERVNSMVRAVLDKYNETAVSKYSLHVICGVNELVDREFSLDRSIKCHNPRTPYKYNYSHINFLATREGSSSATLFFAECSNHCTSNSWCIPVLLQPDAGICTMAGTRPESRPGVGTRPETGVQPDAGAGIHTEADADAGMRPGAGIRSESGPDAGDGIRPGAPDAGMRRGPGIHPDTGMRRGPGIRPEAARCIYCEFGGSKILHPIAKSFCGRDDFKKLSGGGLYTNNRLIKKEVVDWVYGSQEETIYFNYWVDADATAADGYRLPKLRRGSFVNQCHKNNWIFLF